From Glycine max cultivar Williams 82 chromosome 11, Glycine_max_v4.0, whole genome shotgun sequence, the proteins below share one genomic window:
- the SKIP16 gene encoding F-box protein SKIP16-like gives MGLESVGDLAIHVILSKLGAQDTARVACVSKRFCSSASDDTLWINHCFHELALTQPLDHLGNPLSSFKECYQAWRGAFVMYPWSLVKRVKRCWDKIKTWLTNNFPEAEATLCKGATEADIQELENVLKVKLPLPSRILYRFHNGQEIAKADPETTTYGSSLGLIGGYSFYSHLVNVYLLPIRQIILETKQTRRHLSFLRRSKYVLVAASSTYSRKLFFLNCTNGQLYVGTRDLLTEGDIIPCVPHDLINLHQELNISEQQDAMLLWLEEHGRRLEHGFIKLHDKGNGKSINLFPEEPPLCSMAVTNGVKVRASALVIPELIDLQDDLEKYLFAYSIRLSLEPQGCTINGMSFSSCQLHWRHWIIRANDIVISDVNGEAVIGQYPLLRPGAQEFVYQSRMHLPTPSGSIEGSFTFIPGRLADPKGDPFLATVARFPLQLPDYIF, from the exons ATGGGGTTGGAATCGGTGGGAGATTTAGCGATTCACGTGATTCTCAGTAAGTTAGGAGCCCAAGACACTGCCAGAGTCGCGTGTGTGAGCAAAAGGTTCTGTTCTTCCGCTTCCGACGACACTCTCTGGATCAATCACTGCTTCCACGAACTCGCTCTGACACAACCCCTCGATCATCTCGGAAACCCTCTCTCTTCCTTCAAG GAATGCTATCAAGCATGGCGAGGAGCTTTTGTTATGTATCCTTGGTCTCTTGTTAAGCGTGTAAAAAGGTGCtgggataaaataaaaacctgGTTGACCAATAATTTTCCTGAAGCTGAGGCCACTCTTTGTAAAGGTGCTACTGAAGCTGACATTCAGGAGTTGGAGAATGTATTAAAGGTGAAATTGCCACTTCCTTCAAGGATCCTTTATCGTTTTCACAATGGGCAAGAAATTGCAAAAGCAGATCCAGAAACTACTACATATGGCAGTTCTTTGGGTCTAATTGGTGGCTACTCCTTCTATAGTCATTTGGTGAATgtttatctattacctatacgTCAGATAATCCTAGAAACAAAGCAAACTAGGCGTCACTTGAGCTTTTTAAGAAGATCAAAGTATGTTCTCGTGGCTGCTTCATCCACATACAGTAGAAAGTTATTTTTCCTCAACTGTACCAATGGTCAACTATATGTTGGGACCAGGGATCTACTTACTGAAGGAGACATAATCCCTTGTGTACCTCATGATCTGATTAATTTACATCAGGAATTGAATATTTCAGAGCAACAAGATGCCATGCTACTGTGGTTAGAAGAACATGGTCGCCGTTTAGAACATGGCTTTATCAAACTTCATGACAAAGGAAATGGCAAAAGCATTAATCTTTTCCCAGAAGAACCCCCTCTTTGTTCAATGGCTGTTACTAATGGTGTGAAG GTTCGTGCTTCTGCATTGGTTATCCCTGAgttgattgatcttcaagatGACCTTGAAAAGTACTTATTTGCTTATTCAATCCGCTTGTCCCTTGAACCTCAAGGGTGCACTATTAATGGAATGTCCTTCAGCTCCTGCCAGCTCCATTGGAGGCACTGGATCATCCGAGCTAATGATATTGTTATATCTGATGTCAATGGAGAAGCTGTTATAGGACAG TATCCACTTTTGCGTCCAGGTGCTCAAGAATTTGTCTATCAGAGTCGCATGCATCTACCAACACCATCAGGTTCCATTGAAGGTTCTTTTACATTTATACCCGGCAG
- the GLYII-4 gene encoding putative hydroxyacylglutathione hydrolase 2, chloroplastic isoform X1, giving the protein MRLFSIPLKTLRGASRSLRVNQFCSVVNLSSSLQIELVPCLRDNYAYLLHDVDTGTVGVVDPSEAAPIIDALSKKDLNLTYIMNTNHHPDHTGGNAELKERYGAKVIGSEIDKERIPGIDIYLSDGDNWMFAGHEVHILATPGHTEGHVSFYFPGSGAIFTGDTLFSLSCGKLLEGTPKQMLSSLKRIMSLPDDTSIYCGHEYTSSNSKFALSIEPENKELQSYAAHVANLRNKGLPTIPTTVKVEKACNPFLRTWSMEIRQKLNIATTADDAEALGVIQQAKDNF; this is encoded by the exons ATGCGATTATTTTCAATACCATTAAAAACATTGCGTGGAGCTAGTCGGTCGCTGAGAGTAAATCAATTTTGCAGTGTAGTGAATCTATCGTCCTCATTGCAGATAGAATTG GTTCCATGCCTTAGGGACAATTATGCATATCTTTTACACGATGTGGATACGGGGACAGTTGGTGTTGTTGATCCTTCTGAAGCTGCACCTATCATAGATGCGTTGAGCAagaaagatttaaatttaacttaCATAATGAACACCAACCACCATCCTGATCATACTGGTGGAAATGCAGAGTTGAAAGAAAGGTATGGTGCAAAG GTAATTGGTTCAGAAATAGACAAGGAAAGAATCCCTGGTATTGATATCTATTTGAGTGATGGAGATAACTGGATGTTCGCAGGCCATGAAGTGCATATATTGGCCACACCTGGTCACACCGAAG GTCATGTAAGCTTCTACTTTCCGGGTTCTGGGGCAATTTTTACCGGAGACACTTTGTTCAGCTTATCATGTGGCAAGCTCTTAGAAGGAACCCCCAAACAG ATGTTATCTTCTCTTAAAAGGATCATGTCTTTGCCTGATGATACAAGTATTTACTGTGGTCATGAATATACATCG AGTAATTCAAAGTTTGCCTTGTCTATAGAACCTGAAAACAAGGAACTTCAATCCTATGCTGCCCATGTAGCTAACCTTAGAAATAAGGGCTTGCCCACG ATTCCAACTACGGTGAAAGTGGAAAAGGCTTGCAATCCATTTCTTCGCACATGGAGCATGGAAATCCGGCAAAAACTAAACATTGCAACCACAGCAGATGATGCAGAAGCCCTGGGTGTTATTCAGCAAGCAAAggataatttttag
- the LOC100814147 gene encoding 3beta-hydroxysteroid-dehydrogenase/decarboxylase: MAVVDDRFADLNPKTCVVLGGRGFLGRSLVLRLLKLGNWIVRVADSAQSLQLHHSESLLEQALSSSRASYFHVDLLDKRSIVKVLEGSSVVFYMDVAGVDVNNFYTCYKLMVQGAKNVISACRECRVRRLIYNSSADVVVGGLHDIRDGDESLAYPWKTNNTLSDLKAQAEALILSANDIDGLLTCSLRPSNVFGPGDTEFVPYFLKLARYGFSKFIIGTGDNLSDFTFSENVTHAHICAEEALNFQTVSVAGKTFFITNLEPMKFWEFLSLLLEGLEYQRPFIKLPAKLVQYILSVLKWVHEKLGSRYFSYPLLVHFFQLASYTRTFNCMAAQKDIGYSPIVSLEEGVTLTIESFSHLARDSSFSRCCSSTEQSKADKLLGGGKVADILLWREEKKSFACFLVLVLLFYWFFLSGRTFISAAARLLLFSTLLLYGHGFLPSKLFGFHIQRIPTTYFEISDTAVKDSVTTTVYLWNRGFQNISGLAQGDDWSAFFKIAVFLYLLKLILSELFTKMIGIGLAVAFMAFFVYEQYESEIDGLVDFLFTSLKEFMIHLMRISPVSISRLLHYQENFQH, encoded by the exons ATGGCGGTGGTGGACGATCGCTTCGCGGATTTGAACCCTAAGACGTGCGTGGTTTTAGGCGGCAGAGGATTCCTCGGAAGATCGTTGGTGCTCAGGCTGTTGAAACTCGGTAACTGGATCGTCCGAGTCGCCGATTCCGCTCAGTCTCTCCAACTCCACCACTCCGAGTCTCTCCTCGAACAAGCTCTCTCTTCTTCTCGCGCTTCTTACTTCCACGTCGACCTTCTCGATAAACGGAGCATTGTCAAAG TTCTAGAAGGTTCCTCTGTTGTCTTTTATATGGATGTTGCCGGCGTCGATGTGAATAACTTCTATACTTGCTATAAGCTTATGGTTCAAG GTGCAAAGAATGTCATTAGTGCTTGCCGGGAATGTAGAGTGAGACGCCTGATATATAACAGTTCGGCAGATGTTGTAGTTGGTGGTTTGCATGATATTCGTGATGGAGATGAGTCGTTGGCGTATCCGTGGAAA ACTAACAACACGTTAAGTGACCTTAAGGCTCAAGCGGAAGCTTTGATCCTGAGTGCCAATGACATTGATGGCCTATTGACATGCTCTCTTCGTCCTAGTAATGTTTTTGGACCTGGTGACACAGAATTTGTGCCATATTTTCTCAAATTAGCAAGATATGGTTTTTCAAAG TTTATTATAGGGACTGGTGATAATCTTTCAGATTTCACCTTTTCTGAAAATGTTACTCATGCCCATATCTGTGCAGAAGAAGCCTTAAATTTCCAAACGGTTTCTGTGGCAGGAAAG ACATTTTTCATCACAAATCTCGAGCCTATGAAATTCTGGGAATTTCTCTCACTTTTGTTAGAAGGTCTTGAATATCAAAG GCCATTCATCAAACTTCCTGCTAAGTTGGTGCAATATATTCTCTCAGTTTTAAAGTGGGTACATGAAAAGTTGGGATCCAGATACTTCAGTTATCCTTTATTAGTTCACTTTTTTCAGTTAGCTTCATACACCCGAACTTTCAACTGCATGGCAGCTCAGAAAGATATTGGATACTCACCAATAGTCTCCCTCGAG GAAGGAGTCACATTAACCATAGAATCATTCTCTCATTTAGCCAGAGACTCATCTTTTTCAAGATGCTGCAGTTCCACTGAACAGTCAAAAGCAGATAAGCTGCTGGGTGGTGGAAAAG TGGCTGACATTTTGTTgtggagagaagagaagaaatccTTTGCATGTTTCCTTGTGCTGGTTTTGTTGTTTTACTGGTTTTTCCTTTCTGGAAGAACTTTTATATCAGCTGCTGCGAGACTTTTGCTGTTTTCCACATTACTTTTATATGGACATGGTTTTCTGCCATCAAAGTT ATTTGGTTTTCATATACAAAGGATACCCACGACGTATTTTGAGATCTCTGATACAGCAGTAAAAGATTCAGTTACCACTACAGTATATCTTTGGAACAGGggttttcaaaatataagtGGCCTGGCCCAGGGGGACGATTGGTCTGCATTCTTCAAG ATTGCAGTGTTTCTTTACCTTCTGAAGTTGATCCTGTCAGAGTTGTTCACGAAAATGATAGGCATAG GTTTGGCGGTCGCATTTATGGCATTTTTTGTTTACGAGCAATATGAATCCGAAATTGATGGATTGGTGGATTTTCTGTTCACCAGTTTGAAGGAGTTCATGATACATTTGATGAGAATCTCACCTGTTTCGATATCACGGCTTCTGCATTATCAGGAGAACTTTCAGCACTAG
- the LOC100777570 gene encoding flowering time control protein FPA, translated as MPLPAKPMRDFDESAPPSNNLWVGNLAADVTDADLMELFAKYGALDSVTSYSARSYAFVFFKRVEDAKAAKNALQGTSLRGSSLKIEFARPAKACKQLWVGGISQAVTKEDLEAEFHKFGTIEDFKFFRDRNTACVEFFNLEDACQAMKIMNGKRIGGEHIRVDFLRSQSTKRDQLLDYGQFQGKNLGPTDAYSGQKRPLHSQPPMGRKGDSQPSNILWIGYPPAVQIDEQMLHNAMILFGEIERIKSFPSRNYSIVEFRSVDEARRAKEGLQGRLFNDPRITIMYSISDLVPGSDYPGFFPGSNGPKPDVLLNDHPFRPLQMDAFGHNRPMGPNNFPGQLPPSGIMGPNIPMRPFGPHSGVESVISGPEFNEINALHKFQDGSSKSSMGPNWKRPSPPAPGMLSSPAPGARLPTRSTSGAWDVLDINHIPRDSKRSRIDGPLPVDEGPFPLRNIDDRGLALEQTYGIDPAIDGGGSGPYVNIQGKSHLGPVSSRITAGVHGVAQPDIDHIWRGVIAKGGTPVCRARCVPIGKGIGTELPDVVDCSARTGLDILTKHYADAIGFDIVFFLPDSEDDFASYTEFLRYLSAKNRAGVAKFVDNTTLFLVPPSDFLTRVLKVTGPERLYGVVLKFPPVPSSAPMQQPSHLRVPTTQYMQQIPPSQTEYGLIPVKEEHILPMDYNRPLHEDSKLPAKPVYPPTGGPPPVHSGPPDYAPNNTVAGSQAGVALTPELIATLASFLPTTTQSPATDGAKSAVGSSTMKPPFPPMTPNDGNQSHLWKQDNQIADQSTHPPQQLRSMYNIHNAHYQPYPPASAPSGNPSQVVSGSSHIQDTAASMQQQGAVSSRHMPNFMMPTQSGQVAVSPHASQNYQVEVSPSNQKGFGVVQGTDASVLYNSQAFQQPNNNSLAFQQPNNSFALSNQVNSTNASQQQTAMPYTVDQVNPDTPNQQLPMFGVSQGQTEVEADKNQRYQSTLQFAANLLLQIQQQQQQAPGGHGPGQ; from the exons ATGCCGCTTCCGGCGAAACCGATGAGGGATTTCGACGAGTCGGCTCCTCCGTCGAACAATCTGTGGGTGGGGAATCTGGCGGCGGACGTCACCGACGCCGATCTGATGGAGCTCTTCGCCAAATACGGCGCACTCGACAGCGTGACGTCATACTCCGCTCGCAGTTACGCGTTCGTGTTCTTCAAGCGCGTCGAAGACGCCAAAGCCGCTAAGAACGCTCTCCAAGGAACCTCTCTCCGCGGCAGTTCCTTGAAGATTGAATTTGCCAGACcg GCAAAGGCTTGTAAACAACTTTGGGTGGGTGGTATTAGCCAAGCTGTTACAAAGGAAGATTTGGAAgctgaatttcataaatttggtACAATTGAGGATTTTAAGTTCTTCAGAGACAGAAATACTGCATGTGTTgaatttttcaatttggaagaTGCTTGTCAGGCTATGAAAATCATGAATGGGAAACGAATTGGTGGGGAGCATATTCGTGTTGACTTCCTTCGTTCACAATCTACAAAAAGg GATCAGTTGCTTGATTATGGGCAGTTTCAAGGAAAAAACTTGGGGCCTACTGATGCTTATTCTGGACAGAAAAGACCACTG CATTCACAGCCTCCAATGGGGAGAAAAGGCGACAGTCAACCAAGTAATATTTTGTGGATTGGTTATCCGCCTGCTGTTCAGATTGATGAACAAATGCTTCACAATGCCATGATTTTGTTTGGTGAAATTGAGAGAATCAAGAGTTTCCCTTCGAGAAATTATTCTATTGTTGAGTTTAGAAGTGTTGACGAAGCTCGACGTGCAAAAGAGGGCCTTCAAGGACGCCTTTTTAACGATCCTCGAATAACAATTATGTATTCCATCAGTGACCTAGTACCTGGCAGTGATTACCCTGGCTTTTTTCCTGGAAGTAATGGACCGAAACCTGATGTATTGCTGAATGACCATCCATTTCGACCATTACAAATGGATGCATTTGGTCATAATCGTCCAATGGGTCCAAATAATTTTCCTGGACAGTTACCACCTAGTGGTATTATGGGACCAAACATACCAATGCGACCTTTTGGTCCTCACAGTGGTGTTGAATCTGTTATTTCTGGCCCTGAGTTTAATGAGATTAATGCGCTCCACAAATTTCAGGATGGTAGCTCCAAGAGTAGCATGGGTCCAAACTGGAAAAGGCCATCTCCTCCTGCACCAGGGATGCTTTCTTCTCCTGCACCGGGTGCTAGGCTTCCTACAAGATCAACCTCGGGTGCATGGGATGTGCTTGACATAAACCATATTCCAAGAGATTCTAAACGTTCAAGGATAGATGGACCCTTGCCTGTTGATGAAGGCCCATTTCCTTTGAGGAATATAGATGATCGGGGGTTAGCTCTAGAGCAGACATATGGGATTGACCCAGCTATTGATGGAGGTGGTTCTGGTCCATATGTAAACATTCAAGGAAAGAGTCACCTTGGTCCAGTTAGCTCAAGGATTACAGCTGGAGTACATGGTGTCGCCCAACCTGATATTGATCATATTTGGCGTGGAGTTATTGCAAAAGGGGGAACTCCTGTTTGCCGTGCTAGATGTGTACCAATTGGGAAAGGAATTGGGACTGAGCT TCCTGATGTTGTTGATTGCTCAGCTAGGACGGGATTGGATATACTCACAAAACATTATGCTGATGCAATTGGTTTTgatattgttttctttctgcCTGATAGTGAAGACGATTTTGCTTCATATACCGAGTTCCTTCGCTATCTTAGTGCGAAAAATCGTGCTGGTGTTGCCAAATTTGTTGATAACACCACCTTATTCTTGGTGCCTCCTTCTGATTTTCTCACAAGAGTTTTGAAAGTCACTGGACCTGAGCGTCTGTATGGTGTGGTTCTTAAGTTTCCACCAGTGCCAAGTAGTGCACCTATGCAACAACCATCACATTTGCGTGTACCAACTACTCAGTATATGCAGCAGATTCCTCCTTCGCAGACTGAATATGGTTTGATTCCTGTAAAAGAGGAACATATTTTACCAATGGATTATAACAGACCGTTGCATGAGGATTCCAAGCTTCCTGCTAAACCAGTCTATCCACCAACAGGTGGCCCCCCTCCAGTTCATTCTGGGCCTCCAGATTATGCTCCTAATAATACTGTTGCTGGGTCCCAAGCTGGAGTTGCATTAACACCTGAGCTAATTGCAACTTTAGCTTCTTTTCTTCCTACAACTACACAATCACCTGCCACTGATGGTGCCAAGTCAGCTGTAGGTTCCTCGACCATGAAGCCTCCATTTCCTCCCATGACACCAAATGATGGAAATCAATCTCATTTATGGAAACAGGATAATCAAATTGCAGATCAATCCACTCATCCTCCTCAACAGTTGAGGAGCATGTATAACATTCACAATGCTCACTATCAGCCCTATCCACCAGCATCTGCTCCTTCTGGCAATCCTTCTCAAGTGGTCTCTGGCAGTTCTCATATCCAAGATACTGCTGCCAGCATGCAGCAGCAAGGTGCTGTTTCATCAAGACACATGCCTAATTTCATGATGCCTACTCAAAGTGGACAGGTAGCTGTATCCCCCCATGCCAGTCAGAATTATCAAGTTGAGGTCTCCCCCAGCAATCAGAAAGGTTTTGGAGTGGTGCAGGGAACAGATGCCTCTGTTTTATACAATTCTCAGGCTTTCCAGCAACCTAATAACAATTCTCTGGCTTTCCAACAACCCAATAATTCTTTTGCCTTATCTAATCAAGTTAATAGTACTAATGCTTCACAGCAGCAAACTGCCATGCCATATACAGTGGACCAGGTAAACCCGGACACCCCCAATCAGCAACTTCCTATGTTTGGAGTCAGTCAAGGACAAACAGAGGTAGAGGCTGATAAGAATCAGAGATACCAGTCAACGTTACAATTTGCTGCCAATCTTCTTCTccaaatacaacaacaacagcaacaagcCCCAGGAGGACATGGGCCAGGACAATGA
- the GLYII-4 gene encoding putative hydroxyacylglutathione hydrolase 2, chloroplastic encodes MGDTKERSGFCVWPDARQLCLGKGLLYGFMRLFSIPLKTLRGASRSLRVNQFCSVVNLSSSLQIELVPCLRDNYAYLLHDVDTGTVGVVDPSEAAPIIDALSKKDLNLTYIMNTNHHPDHTGGNAELKERYGAKVIGSEIDKERIPGIDIYLSDGDNWMFAGHEVHILATPGHTEGHVSFYFPGSGAIFTGDTLFSLSCGKLLEGTPKQMLSSLKRIMSLPDDTSIYCGHEYTSSNSKFALSIEPENKELQSYAAHVANLRNKGLPTIPTTVKVEKACNPFLRTWSMEIRQKLNIATTADDAEALGVIQQAKDNF; translated from the exons ATGGGTGATACGAAG GAAAGAAGTGGGTTTTGCGTGTGGCCAGATGCGAGACAACTTTGCTTAGGGAAAGGTCTTCTATATGGATTTATGCGATTATTTTCAATACCATTAAAAACATTGCGTGGAGCTAGTCGGTCGCTGAGAGTAAATCAATTTTGCAGTGTAGTGAATCTATCGTCCTCATTGCAGATAGAATTG GTTCCATGCCTTAGGGACAATTATGCATATCTTTTACACGATGTGGATACGGGGACAGTTGGTGTTGTTGATCCTTCTGAAGCTGCACCTATCATAGATGCGTTGAGCAagaaagatttaaatttaacttaCATAATGAACACCAACCACCATCCTGATCATACTGGTGGAAATGCAGAGTTGAAAGAAAGGTATGGTGCAAAG GTAATTGGTTCAGAAATAGACAAGGAAAGAATCCCTGGTATTGATATCTATTTGAGTGATGGAGATAACTGGATGTTCGCAGGCCATGAAGTGCATATATTGGCCACACCTGGTCACACCGAAG GTCATGTAAGCTTCTACTTTCCGGGTTCTGGGGCAATTTTTACCGGAGACACTTTGTTCAGCTTATCATGTGGCAAGCTCTTAGAAGGAACCCCCAAACAG ATGTTATCTTCTCTTAAAAGGATCATGTCTTTGCCTGATGATACAAGTATTTACTGTGGTCATGAATATACATCG AGTAATTCAAAGTTTGCCTTGTCTATAGAACCTGAAAACAAGGAACTTCAATCCTATGCTGCCCATGTAGCTAACCTTAGAAATAAGGGCTTGCCCACG ATTCCAACTACGGTGAAAGTGGAAAAGGCTTGCAATCCATTTCTTCGCACATGGAGCATGGAAATCCGGCAAAAACTAAACATTGCAACCACAGCAGATGATGCAGAAGCCCTGGGTGTTATTCAGCAAGCAAAggataatttttag